One Sphingomonas sp. BT-65 genomic window carries:
- a CDS encoding efflux RND transporter permease subunit translates to MKFPHFFIERPIFAAVLSILIVIVGAIAYPSLPIAQYPSIAPPTVVVTATYPGASAETLAETVAAPIEQAINGVDNMIYMTSSSTGNGQTQITISFRQGTDVDQAQVLVQNRVQQAEPRLPEDVRRLGITVNKSSPDFLMVAFFTSPDNSLDVQYISNYVTLQVQDRIARIPGVGQAQAFGGRDYNMRIWIDPGLAAARDMTVDEVVNAIRAQNVQVAAGSVGQPPYGNASPSFELGVQAKGRLTSTEEFGGIVVKRDAEGRLTHLRDVARIELGAQDYNFNGYLNDKRAVGMGIFQLPGSNALATAEAVKHELETLSKDFPAGMKYSIDYNPTEYVEESITAVEHTLIEALLLVVLVVIVFLQSWRAAIIPIIAIPVSLVGAFAVLLAFGYSLNTLSLFGLVLAIGIVVDDAIVVVENVERLMEEKGISPREAAHETMDEVSGAIIAISAVLVGVFIPTMFIPGISGAFYQQFAITIASATVISAFVSLTLSPALCALVLKKPEHDKPAPSGWLGLPTRAGRKFNEGFSWLSEKYGKLTSRLVRMLAIVGVVYVALILVAGWRFTSTPSGFIPPQDQGYLIGVVSLPPGSSLQRTDAVVRETIARANKLPGMQFSVGFAGLDGASFSTAPNAGVVFFGFKPHAERDQSADQIMQSLYGALAGIEGGNVFVIAPPPVPGIGTGGGFKMMVQDRSGQGYNALAQASFAMMMGANQQESVAGAFTQFNTGTPRLTADIDRERAERMGVPVQNIFSTLGSYLGSAYVNDFNYLGRTYRVTAQADAPYRDDASDIQVLKTRSAAGEMVPMSSVMTLKNDSGPYRVVRYNLYPAAELMGDTKPGYSTGQALDSMEALAGQALPEGMGYEWTELAFEQRQAGNTGVIAFVLAVVFVFLLLAALYESVVLPLAVILIVPMCLLAAILGVNVMRMDNNILTQIGLVVLIGLAAKNAILIVEFARQNEEQGMDMRTAAEHAAHQRMRPIVMTSIAFILGVLPLVIASGAAAELRQALGVAVFFGMIGVTIFGLLFTPAFYVICRQFGDWARNQVNKLRRKPQDPPHAPALEPAE, encoded by the coding sequence ATGAAATTCCCCCATTTCTTCATCGAGCGGCCGATCTTCGCGGCGGTGCTCTCGATCCTGATCGTGATCGTCGGCGCCATCGCCTATCCGTCGCTGCCGATCGCGCAATATCCGAGCATCGCGCCGCCCACGGTGGTGGTCACCGCCACCTATCCGGGCGCGAGCGCGGAAACGCTGGCGGAGACGGTCGCCGCGCCGATCGAGCAGGCGATCAACGGCGTCGACAACATGATTTACATGACGTCGTCGTCGACCGGCAACGGCCAGACGCAGATCACAATCAGCTTCCGCCAGGGCACCGATGTCGATCAGGCGCAGGTGCTGGTGCAGAACCGCGTGCAGCAGGCCGAACCGCGGCTGCCCGAGGACGTGCGCCGTCTCGGCATCACGGTGAACAAGAGCTCGCCCGACTTCCTGATGGTCGCGTTCTTCACCTCGCCCGACAACAGCCTCGATGTCCAATATATCTCGAACTATGTGACGCTGCAGGTGCAGGACCGCATCGCGCGTATCCCGGGCGTTGGCCAGGCGCAGGCGTTCGGCGGGCGCGACTACAACATGCGGATCTGGATCGATCCCGGCCTTGCCGCCGCGCGCGACATGACCGTCGACGAGGTGGTCAACGCGATCCGCGCGCAGAACGTGCAGGTCGCCGCCGGTTCGGTCGGTCAGCCGCCCTATGGCAATGCGAGCCCCTCCTTCGAGCTGGGCGTCCAGGCCAAGGGCCGCCTGACCTCGACCGAGGAGTTCGGCGGGATCGTCGTGAAGCGCGACGCGGAAGGGCGGCTGACTCACCTGCGCGACGTCGCGCGGATCGAGCTCGGCGCACAGGACTATAATTTCAACGGCTATCTCAACGACAAGCGCGCCGTCGGCATGGGCATTTTCCAGCTGCCCGGATCGAACGCGCTGGCGACCGCCGAGGCGGTGAAGCATGAGCTCGAGACGCTGTCGAAGGACTTCCCGGCCGGGATGAAATATTCGATCGACTACAACCCGACCGAATATGTCGAGGAGTCGATCACCGCGGTCGAGCACACGCTGATCGAGGCGCTGCTGCTGGTGGTGCTGGTGGTGATTGTCTTCCTGCAGAGCTGGCGCGCGGCGATCATCCCGATCATCGCCATCCCGGTCTCGCTGGTCGGCGCCTTCGCGGTGCTCCTGGCCTTCGGCTACTCGCTCAACACGCTCTCGCTGTTCGGCCTCGTCCTCGCCATCGGCATCGTCGTCGACGACGCGATCGTGGTGGTCGAGAATGTCGAACGATTGATGGAGGAGAAGGGGATATCCCCGCGCGAGGCGGCGCACGAGACGATGGACGAGGTGTCGGGCGCGATCATCGCGATCTCAGCGGTGCTGGTCGGCGTGTTCATCCCGACCATGTTCATCCCGGGCATCTCGGGCGCCTTCTACCAGCAGTTCGCGATCACCATCGCCTCGGCGACGGTCATCTCGGCGTTCGTCTCGCTGACGCTGTCGCCGGCGCTGTGCGCGCTGGTGCTCAAGAAACCCGAGCACGACAAGCCGGCGCCGTCCGGCTGGCTCGGCCTGCCGACGCGCGCCGGGCGCAAGTTCAACGAGGGCTTTTCCTGGCTGTCGGAGAAATACGGCAAGCTCACCTCGCGGCTGGTGCGGATGCTGGCGATCGTCGGCGTGGTCTATGTCGCGCTGATCCTGGTCGCGGGCTGGCGCTTCACCTCGACGCCGAGCGGCTTCATCCCGCCGCAGGACCAGGGCTATCTGATCGGCGTCGTGTCGCTGCCGCCGGGCTCCTCGCTCCAGCGCACCGACGCGGTGGTCCGTGAGACGATCGCGCGCGCCAACAAGCTGCCGGGCATGCAATTCTCGGTCGGCTTCGCCGGTCTCGACGGCGCGAGCTTCTCGACCGCGCCCAATGCCGGCGTCGTGTTCTTCGGCTTCAAGCCGCATGCCGAACGCGACCAGAGCGCGGACCAGATCATGCAGTCGCTGTACGGGGCGCTGGCCGGGATCGAGGGCGGCAATGTCTTCGTGATCGCGCCGCCGCCCGTGCCCGGCATCGGCACCGGCGGCGGCTTCAAGATGATGGTCCAGGACCGTAGCGGGCAGGGCTACAACGCGCTGGCGCAGGCCTCGTTCGCGATGATGATGGGCGCCAACCAGCAGGAAAGCGTCGCGGGCGCCTTCACGCAGTTCAACACCGGCACCCCGCGCCTCACCGCCGATATCGATCGTGAGCGCGCCGAGCGCATGGGCGTGCCCGTGCAGAACATCTTCTCGACGCTCGGCTCGTATCTCGGTTCGGCCTATGTCAACGACTTCAACTATCTCGGCCGCACCTATCGCGTGACGGCGCAGGCCGACGCGCCCTATCGCGACGACGCATCCGACATCCAGGTGTTGAAGACGCGCTCGGCGGCGGGCGAGATGGTGCCGATGAGCTCGGTGATGACGCTCAAGAACGACAGCGGCCCGTATCGCGTCGTGCGCTACAACCTCTATCCGGCGGCCGAGCTGATGGGCGACACCAAGCCCGGCTACTCGACCGGCCAGGCGCTCGATTCGATGGAGGCGCTCGCCGGACAGGCGCTGCCCGAGGGCATGGGTTACGAATGGACCGAACTGGCGTTCGAGCAGCGCCAGGCGGGCAACACCGGCGTGATCGCCTTCGTGCTGGCGGTGGTGTTCGTCTTCCTGCTGCTCGCCGCGCTCTACGAGAGCGTGGTGCTGCCGCTGGCGGTGATCCTCATCGTGCCGATGTGCCTGCTCGCCGCGATCCTGGGCGTCAACGTGATGCGGATGGACAACAACATCCTGACGCAGATCGGCCTGGTCGTGCTGATCGGCCTGGCGGCGAAGAACGCGATTCTGATCGTCGAGTTCGCGCGCCAGAACGAGGAGCAGGGCATGGATATGCGCACCGCGGCCGAGCACGCCGCGCACCAGCGCATGCGCCCGATCGTCATGACCTCGATCGCGTTCATCCTGGGCGTGCTGCCGCTGGTGATCGCGAGCGGGGCTGCGGCCGAGCTTCGCCAGGCGCTGGGCGTCGCGGTGTTCTTCGGCATGATCGGCGTGACGATCTTCGGCCTGCTCTTCACCCCGGCCTTCTACGTGATCTGCCGCCAGTTCGGCGACTGGGCGCGCAACCAGGTCAACAAGCTGCGCCGCAAGCCGCAAGACCCGCCCCACGCCCCTGCTCTGGAGCCTGCAGAATGA
- a CDS encoding efflux RND transporter periplasmic adaptor subunit, with the protein MRSAIVILGLALLSACGGGQPPQAPPPPEVTVATPLQREVVDWDDYTGRFVAPQDVEIRARVNGVITAIHFRDGQDVRQGQPLFTIDPRPYQAQLAQAQAQIARAQAALTNARQVTARSRALASAQAVSKEELETNIAAERSAAADLAAGRASASTAQLNLGFTTVRAPFSGRMSDRRVSLGDSVADGQTVLTRIVSIDPIRFEFEGAESFYLKNLRQDQRGERGSSRYTANPVQIQLADETEYRWNGRMQFLDSAVDPNSGTIRAYALVPNPTRFLTPGMFGRARLLGSGTYRAMLIPDEAIVTDQTRRLVYVLSKDNKATPRPVEVGAKVEGLRIVRDGLAPTDQVIITGHGQLQPGAQVKPKKSVIKPDASKQAAPTAPTAEPESGQATVR; encoded by the coding sequence ATGCGGTCTGCAATCGTCATCCTGGGTCTGGCTCTGCTTTCGGCGTGCGGGGGCGGTCAGCCGCCGCAAGCGCCGCCGCCGCCTGAAGTCACCGTCGCCACGCCGCTTCAGCGCGAGGTCGTCGACTGGGACGATTATACCGGCCGCTTCGTCGCCCCGCAGGACGTCGAGATCCGCGCGCGCGTCAACGGTGTCATCACCGCGATCCATTTCCGCGACGGTCAGGACGTGCGCCAGGGCCAGCCGCTCTTCACGATCGACCCGCGCCCCTATCAGGCGCAGCTCGCCCAGGCGCAGGCGCAGATCGCCCGCGCCCAGGCCGCGCTGACCAACGCCCGCCAGGTGACCGCGCGCAGCCGCGCGCTCGCCAGCGCGCAGGCGGTGAGCAAGGAAGAGCTCGAGACCAACATCGCCGCCGAGCGCAGCGCCGCCGCCGATCTCGCGGCCGGCCGCGCCTCCGCCTCGACCGCGCAGCTCAACCTCGGCTTCACCACCGTGCGCGCACCGTTTAGCGGCCGCATGTCGGATCGCAGGGTGAGCCTCGGCGACTCGGTCGCCGATGGCCAGACCGTGCTCACGCGCATCGTCTCGATCGATCCGATCCGCTTCGAGTTCGAGGGCGCCGAGAGCTTCTACCTCAAGAATCTGCGCCAGGATCAGCGCGGCGAGCGCGGTTCCTCGCGCTACACCGCCAACCCGGTGCAGATCCAGCTGGCCGACGAGACCGAGTATCGCTGGAACGGCCGGATGCAGTTCCTCGACAGCGCGGTCGATCCCAATTCGGGCACGATCCGCGCCTATGCGCTCGTCCCCAATCCGACGCGCTTCCTGACGCCGGGCATGTTCGGCCGCGCGCGCCTGCTCGGCTCGGGCACCTACCGCGCGATGCTGATCCCCGACGAGGCGATCGTCACCGACCAGACGCGGCGCCTCGTCTATGTTCTGAGCAAGGACAACAAGGCGACCCCGCGCCCGGTCGAGGTCGGTGCCAAGGTCGAGGGGCTGCGCATCGTGCGCGACGGGCTCGCGCCGACTGACCAGGTGATCATCACCGGGCACGGGCAGCTCCAGCCCGGCGCGCAGGTCAAGCCCAAGAAGAGCGTGATCAAGCCTGACGCCAGCAAGCAGGCAGCGCCGACCGCCCCGACCGCCGAGCCGGAGTCCGGCCAAGCCACCGTCCGCTAA
- a CDS encoding metal-dependent hydrolase, with protein MANAKTPADLTINPRDRRFGRGQRQARLWLGGDAAGTAFYNALSVTFPKGEAFFIEAVKAFRAGVDDKLAREIKAFTIQEVVHSREHVAFNKRVLDHGYDISRLEARVDEVMAIARARPPIVQLAATMALEHYTAILAAELLRNPRHLAGADAESRELWRWHALEEIEHKGVAYDTWLHATRGMSRWRRWKIKALTMLLVSTNFWAHRIEGTLDLMAQDGVTGWRAKLMLAKYLLVSPGIVTRMVPAWLTYFLPGFHPWNHDDRVLIQRVESEYEAAIMPTVVAAA; from the coding sequence GTGGCGAACGCAAAGACTCCCGCTGACCTCACGATCAATCCGCGCGACCGGCGCTTCGGCCGCGGGCAGCGTCAGGCGCGGCTGTGGCTCGGCGGCGACGCGGCCGGGACGGCATTCTACAATGCGCTGTCGGTGACCTTTCCCAAGGGCGAGGCCTTCTTCATCGAGGCGGTCAAGGCGTTCCGCGCCGGGGTGGACGACAAGCTCGCGCGCGAGATCAAGGCGTTTACCATCCAGGAAGTGGTGCACAGCCGGGAGCATGTCGCGTTCAACAAGCGCGTGCTCGACCATGGCTATGACATCAGCCGGCTGGAGGCGCGGGTGGACGAGGTGATGGCGATCGCCCGGGCGCGGCCGCCGATCGTGCAGCTCGCGGCGACGATGGCGCTGGAACATTATACCGCGATCCTCGCCGCCGAGCTGCTGCGCAACCCCAGGCATCTCGCCGGCGCCGATGCCGAGAGCCGCGAGCTGTGGCGCTGGCACGCGCTGGAGGAGATCGAGCACAAGGGCGTCGCCTACGACACTTGGCTGCACGCCACGCGCGGCATGAGCCGGTGGCGGCGGTGGAAGATCAAGGCGCTGACGATGCTGCTGGTGAGCACCAATTTCTGGGCGCACCGGATCGAGGGAACGCTCGACCTGATGGCGCAGGACGGGGTCACCGGCTGGCGCGCGAAGCTGATGCTCGCAAAATATCTGTTGGTCTCGCCCGGCATCGTGACGCGCATGGTCCCGGCCTGGCTCACCTATTTCCTGCCTGGCTTCCATCCCTGGAACCACGACGACCGCGTGCTGATTCAGCGCGTTGAAAGCGAGTATGAGGCGGCTATTATGCCCACCGTCGTGGCAGCAGCGTGA
- a CDS encoding TetR/AcrR family transcriptional regulator — MPERKRLSPEESRDAALEAARAILIEAGPQAVTLKAVAARIGRTHANLLHHFGSAAGLQRALARSLAETVCARIAQLIQDARADESARTEDKPRQVVDLTFDAFDKSGAGALASWMILSGNEDALDPILDTIHQLVDQIAEGEEEESSVDLRQDTLSLVLMALGDALLGEPLARSLDLPRGAAREIALRQLTASPRFEKMWG, encoded by the coding sequence ATTCCCGAACGCAAACGTCTGAGCCCGGAGGAGTCACGCGACGCCGCGCTCGAGGCCGCGCGCGCGATCCTGATCGAGGCGGGGCCGCAGGCGGTGACGCTCAAGGCCGTCGCCGCGCGCATCGGCCGCACCCACGCCAATTTGCTCCACCATTTCGGCTCCGCCGCCGGGCTCCAGCGCGCGCTTGCCCGCAGCCTCGCGGAGACGGTCTGCGCGCGCATCGCCCAGCTGATCCAGGACGCGCGCGCCGACGAGAGCGCGCGCACCGAGGACAAGCCGCGCCAGGTGGTCGACCTCACCTTCGACGCGTTCGATAAGAGCGGCGCCGGCGCGCTGGCGAGCTGGATGATCCTTTCCGGCAACGAGGACGCGCTCGATCCGATCCTCGATACGATCCACCAGCTTGTCGACCAGATCGCCGAGGGCGAGGAAGAGGAAAGCAGCGTCGACTTGCGGCAAGACACGCTCAGCCTCGTCTTGATGGCGCTGGGCGATGCGCTGCTCGGCGAGCCGCTCGCGAGGTCGCTCGATCTCCCGCGCGGCGCGGCGCGCGAGATCGCGCTGCGCCAGCTCACCGCCTCGCCGCGCTTCGAGAAGATGTGGGGCTGA
- a CDS encoding S9 family peptidase yields the protein MLLAAVALAAQAAASAAASCQPGAYSGPDGRFLVIMERPDTAQTGAWRWWADDGRFGLTNDGSVTCRGDTLDVKAVIYNKIPVRLTPTKFKSGDLTLNGMLIEPPGASGAKPPLVVTVHGSERNAAVKYAQYPWILAAQGIAAFVYDKRGTGESQGTYNQNFHALGADAAAASKEAKRLAAGRYARFGLLGGSQGGWVAPRAANDADADFVAVGFGLLIDPLEEDASQVAAELTEAGYGTDVLKQAREITDATGNLMAEHFLKGYEQLAAVKAHYGKAPWFAKIKGEFTGDVLALDEATLRREGRAKFDNLDLDWRYDAMGWMRKVKAPQLWIIAAEDREAPPQTTIDRLQTLRREGHDIAIVRFPATDHGMVEFTQAADGERTTTRVTDGYFRLLGDWIKGSTRPPYGRGEFLTK from the coding sequence ATGTTGCTTGCCGCTGTTGCTCTTGCCGCCCAGGCGGCCGCGTCTGCCGCCGCGTCCTGCCAGCCCGGCGCCTATTCGGGTCCGGATGGCCGCTTCCTCGTCATCATGGAGCGGCCCGACACCGCGCAGACTGGCGCTTGGCGCTGGTGGGCCGATGACGGCCGCTTCGGCCTCACCAACGACGGCAGCGTCACCTGCCGCGGCGATACGCTCGATGTGAAGGCGGTGATCTACAACAAGATCCCGGTCCGCCTCACGCCCACCAAGTTCAAGAGCGGGGATCTCACCCTCAACGGCATGCTGATCGAGCCGCCCGGCGCGTCCGGCGCCAAGCCGCCGCTGGTCGTCACGGTCCACGGCTCGGAACGCAACGCCGCGGTCAAATACGCCCAGTACCCGTGGATCCTCGCCGCGCAGGGCATCGCCGCCTTCGTCTACGACAAACGCGGCACGGGCGAATCCCAGGGCACCTACAACCAGAATTTCCACGCCCTCGGCGCCGACGCCGCTGCAGCGTCCAAGGAAGCCAAGCGCCTCGCCGCCGGCCGCTACGCCCGCTTCGGCCTGCTCGGCGGCAGTCAGGGCGGCTGGGTCGCGCCGCGCGCCGCCAACGATGCGGATGCCGATTTCGTCGCGGTCGGCTTCGGCCTGCTGATCGACCCGCTCGAGGAAGACGCCTCGCAGGTCGCCGCCGAACTCACTGAGGCCGGCTATGGCACGGACGTCCTCAAACAGGCGCGCGAGATCACCGACGCCACTGGCAACCTCATGGCCGAGCATTTCCTCAAGGGCTATGAGCAGCTCGCCGCGGTCAAGGCGCACTACGGCAAGGCGCCGTGGTTCGCGAAGATCAAGGGCGAGTTCACCGGCGATGTCCTCGCGCTCGACGAGGCGACGTTGCGCCGCGAGGGTCGCGCCAAGTTCGACAATCTCGACCTCGATTGGCGCTACGACGCGATGGGCTGGATGCGCAAGGTCAAGGCGCCCCAGCTATGGATCATCGCCGCCGAGGACCGCGAGGCCCCGCCCCAGACCACGATCGACCGGCTCCAGACGTTGCGCCGCGAAGGCCATGACATCGCCATCGTGCGCTTCCCCGCGACCGATCACGGCATGGTCGAGTTCACGCAAGCGGCGGACGGCGAGCGCACCACCACCCGCGTCACCGACGGCTATTTCCGGCTGCTCGGGGACTGGATCAAGGGAAGCACCCGCCCGCCCTATGGCCGCGGCGAATTCTTGACTAAATAG
- the obgE gene encoding GTPase ObgE, with the protein MHFLDQAKIYVRSGWGGGGAVSFRREKFVEYGGPDGGNGGKGGDIIFEAVAGLNTLIDFRYTQHFRAQRGMGGMGTNKTGAGGDDLVIQVPVGTQILADDEERTLLADLTKVGERIVFLKGGDGGRGNASYKTSTNRAPRQHGTGWPGEEAWVWLRLKLLADAGLVGLPNAGKSTFINAVTNAQAKVGAYAFTTTRPQLGVVRHKNREFVVADIPGLIEGAAEGAGIGDRFLGHIERCKVLLHLVDANDEDVATSYRIVRDELEAYGAGLLDKQVIVALNKIDTLDDELIAALSAELEDASGAPVIPISGASGVGVDWALDKLLEAIGPERGQVADDDEGEEPVEWSPV; encoded by the coding sequence ATGCATTTTCTCGACCAGGCCAAGATTTATGTGCGCTCCGGCTGGGGCGGCGGCGGCGCCGTGTCCTTCCGGCGCGAGAAGTTCGTCGAATATGGCGGCCCCGACGGCGGCAATGGCGGTAAGGGCGGCGACATCATCTTCGAGGCGGTCGCCGGCCTCAACACATTGATCGACTTCCGCTACACCCAGCATTTCCGCGCCCAGCGCGGCATGGGCGGCATGGGCACCAACAAGACCGGCGCGGGCGGCGACGATCTCGTCATCCAGGTCCCGGTCGGCACCCAGATCCTCGCCGATGACGAGGAGCGCACGCTGCTCGCGGACCTGACCAAGGTCGGCGAGCGCATCGTGTTCCTCAAGGGCGGCGACGGCGGGCGCGGCAATGCCAGCTACAAGACCAGCACCAACCGCGCCCCGCGCCAGCACGGCACCGGCTGGCCCGGCGAGGAGGCGTGGGTGTGGCTGCGGCTCAAATTGCTCGCCGACGCGGGGTTGGTGGGGCTGCCGAACGCCGGCAAGTCGACCTTCATCAACGCCGTCACCAACGCCCAGGCCAAGGTCGGCGCCTATGCCTTCACCACCACCCGCCCGCAGCTCGGCGTGGTGCGCCACAAGAACCGCGAATTCGTCGTCGCCGACATCCCCGGCCTGATCGAGGGCGCGGCCGAAGGCGCCGGGATCGGCGACCGCTTCCTCGGCCATATCGAGCGGTGCAAGGTCCTCCTCCACCTGGTCGACGCCAACGACGAAGACGTCGCCACCAGCTACCGCATCGTCCGCGACGAGTTGGAGGCCTATGGCGCCGGCCTCCTCGACAAGCAGGTGATCGTTGCGCTCAACAAGATCGACACGCTCGACGACGAGCTGATCGCCGCGCTCTCCGCCGAGCTCGAGGACGCGAGCGGCGCGCCCGTCATCCCGATCAGCGGCGCCAGCGGCGTCGGCGTCGACTGGGCGCTCGACAAATTGCTCGAGGCGATCGGCCCCGAGCGCGGCCAGGTCGCGGACGACGACGAAGGCGAAGAACCGGTGGAGTGGTCGCCGGTCTAA
- a CDS encoding suppressor of fused domain protein — translation MGLFDRFRGLFGGAPVAPDSPAHTPEPTPNPALETSQARRDAFWSEVGMVERDVLGHLISPGLLGGPAWPTTRQAYRVVRRSGGAILIATDGMSDPFDGAEEVPPVNGFECELFIEVTDLPIEHAGTPGEIEPVKHSWAFELLTHVAGMIAKAGGAKQQFDHYGVLSMELPGVSRSDAIAAVLPPRFVTADDALGILIGGPAPDFPDRIADMPLSPVRLLPIVILTAAELAEIRAGDEDTREALAGQLGRTMSGHRCDFVRASIVEEAD, via the coding sequence ATGGGCTTGTTCGACCGCTTTCGCGGACTGTTCGGCGGCGCACCCGTCGCACCGGACTCGCCTGCCCATACCCCCGAACCCACGCCCAACCCGGCGCTTGAGACATCGCAGGCGCGCCGCGACGCGTTCTGGAGCGAGGTCGGCATGGTCGAGCGCGACGTGCTCGGCCATCTCATCAGTCCCGGCCTGCTCGGCGGCCCGGCCTGGCCGACCACGCGCCAGGCCTATCGCGTCGTCCGCCGCAGCGGCGGCGCGATCCTGATCGCCACCGACGGCATGTCCGACCCGTTCGACGGCGCCGAGGAGGTCCCTCCAGTCAACGGCTTCGAGTGCGAGCTGTTCATCGAGGTCACCGATCTGCCGATTGAGCATGCCGGGACACCGGGCGAGATCGAACCGGTCAAGCACAGCTGGGCGTTCGAGCTGCTCACGCACGTCGCGGGGATGATCGCCAAGGCCGGCGGCGCGAAGCAGCAATTCGATCATTATGGCGTGCTCTCGATGGAGCTTCCCGGCGTGTCGCGCTCGGATGCGATCGCCGCGGTGCTGCCGCCGCGCTTCGTCACCGCCGACGATGCGCTGGGCATCCTGATCGGCGGCCCCGCTCCCGATTTCCCCGATCGCATCGCCGACATGCCGCTCTCGCCCGTGCGGCTGCTGCCGATCGTCATCCTCACAGCCGCCGAGCTTGCCGAGATCCGCGCTGGCGACGAAGACACGCGCGAGGCGCTCGCCGGGCAGCTCGGCCGCACGATGAGCGGGCATCGCTGCGATTTCGTGCGCGCCTCGATCGTTGAGGAAGCGGACTGA
- the proB gene encoding glutamate 5-kinase, with amino-acid sequence MHLFPPASCPRLVVKIGSALLVDPEGAIRRAWLEGIAADIAARVAAGQQIAVVSSGAIALGARRLKLAKGGRASLEDAQAAAATGQIALSQVWAEVLATNGLTAAQMLVTLDDLEDRRRYLNAAATLGRLLGLGVVPVINENDSVATAEIRFGDNDRLAARVAQAADAAGVVLLSDIDGLYDRNPALPGAIHIPTVERIDGRIEGMADRGSASGMGSGGMVSKIEAARIAAAAGVSLAIASGRIDRPLSADARHTIFLPEKRTRARKAWLAGRLTAKGSILVDAGAAKALTEGRSLLAIGATAIRGMFFRGDLVTIEGPNGPIARGLSEYDAPDAQAILGTRSEDQGDILGYAPRSTLVHRNHMALL; translated from the coding sequence ATGCACCTCTTCCCGCCCGCCTCCTGCCCGCGTCTCGTCGTCAAGATCGGCTCGGCGCTGCTCGTCGATCCGGAAGGCGCGATCCGTCGCGCGTGGCTGGAGGGCATCGCCGCCGACATCGCGGCGCGGGTGGCCGCGGGCCAGCAGATCGCGGTGGTCTCCTCCGGCGCGATCGCGCTCGGCGCACGGCGGCTCAAGCTCGCCAAGGGCGGCCGCGCCAGCCTCGAGGATGCGCAGGCCGCTGCCGCCACCGGCCAGATCGCGCTGTCGCAGGTGTGGGCCGAAGTGCTCGCGACCAACGGCCTCACCGCCGCGCAGATGCTGGTTACGCTCGACGATCTCGAGGACCGCCGCCGCTACCTCAATGCCGCCGCGACGCTCGGCCGCCTGCTCGGGCTCGGCGTCGTGCCGGTCATCAACGAGAACGACTCCGTCGCCACCGCCGAGATCCGCTTCGGCGACAATGACCGGCTCGCCGCGCGGGTCGCGCAGGCGGCGGACGCGGCGGGCGTCGTGCTGCTCTCCGACATCGACGGCCTCTACGATCGCAATCCCGCCCTCCCCGGCGCGATCCATATCCCCACGGTCGAGCGGATCGACGGGCGGATCGAGGGCATGGCCGATCGCGGCTCGGCCTCGGGCATGGGCTCGGGGGGGATGGTCTCGAAGATCGAGGCCGCGCGCATCGCCGCCGCGGCGGGCGTGTCGCTCGCCATCGCCAGCGGCCGTATCGACCGTCCGCTCTCGGCCGATGCGCGCCACACGATCTTCCTCCCCGAGAAGCGCACGCGAGCGCGCAAAGCCTGGCTCGCCGGCCGCCTGACCGCCAAGGGCAGCATCCTCGTCGACGCCGGCGCGGCGAAAGCGCTGACCGAGGGCCGCAGCCTGCTCGCGATCGGCGCCACCGCGATCCGCGGGATGTTCTTTCGCGGCGATCTCGTCACGATCGAGGGTCCCAACGGCCCGATCGCCCGCGGCCTCTCCGAATATGACGCGCCCGACGCCCAGGCGATCCTCGGCACGCGCAGCGAGGACCAGGGCGATATCCTCGGCTACGCCCCGCGTTCGACCCTCGTCCACCGCAACCATATGGCTTTGCTATGA